A segment of the Terriglobales bacterium genome:
TCGCGGCCGCCCAGCTCTTCCACCGCGTGCCGCACGCGCTCCACCGCCGCCTGCCGCACCTCGGGATCGCGCACGATCCCGCCCTTGCCCACCTTGCCTCTCCCCGCCTCGAACTGCGGCTTGACCAGCACGATCAGTTCCAGCGGCTCTCCGGCCACTGACCACTGGCCACTGGCCACTGCTCTTATCACCGCCGGCAGCACGAGTGTAGCAGAGATGAACGAGACGTCCACGACCACCAGGTCGGCCGGCTCGCCCACGTCTGCGGG
Coding sequences within it:
- a CDS encoding SAM-dependent methyltransferase, which codes for AGRVIAIDTGYGQMAARLRSDPRVRLRERTNARYLKPADVGEPADLVVVDVSFISATLVLPAVIRAVASGQWSVAGEPLELIVLVKPQFEAGRGKVGKGGIVRDPEVRQAAVERVRHAVEELGGRDLEVIESPILGAKGNREFLLHAVI